A single Gambusia affinis linkage group LG20, SWU_Gaff_1.0, whole genome shotgun sequence DNA region contains:
- the LOC122823617 gene encoding stonustoxin subunit beta-like, translating to MPTTNRIISETQNSDKVSSAKKSKAGNTPTAKVPDYEPNIPEPKCRADLMKHWVNLTLDDRTANKMLWITDGGAKVARMTDDVTCPVLDRPERYEYTPQVLCREGIGGFRGYWEVRSSGWVVIGVAFERAGRRNSEGPCGFGENHESWGLEWSGSGYQVWHQGQKEEINGIPHHATIGVYADQPAGLLSFYAVEEEEEEEEGTVRKEVKLLHQVRSCFQQKLLPGFWVGTNSYCLILQKEE from the exons TCTTCAGCAAAGAAATCCAAAGCTGGAAACACACCTACAG caAAGGTTCCCGACTACGAGCCAAATATTCCAGAGCCAAAATGTCGAGCTGATCTTATGAAAc ACTGGGTTAACCTGACTTTGGATGACAGAACAGCCAATAAGATGCTGTGGATCACTGATGGCGGCGCTAAAGTCGCCCGTATGACTGATGACGTCACATGTCCCGTATTAGACAGACCAGAGCGATACGAGTACACCCCACAG GTTCTCTGCAGGGAAGGCATCGGGGGTTTCCGAGGCTACTGGGAGGTGCGGTCGTCTGGATGGGTCGTGATCGGAGTTGCGTTTGAACGAGCGGGACGGAGGAACAGCGAAGGGCCCTGCGGCTTTGGAGAGAACCACGAATCCTGGGGCCTGGAGTGGAGCGGCTCCGGCTACCAAGTCTGGCACCAGGGCCAGAAGGAAGAGATCAACGGGATTCCCCATCACGCCACCATTGGTGTGTACGCTGACCAGCCTGCTGGTTTACTGAGCTTCTACGCTgttgaagaggaagaggaggaagaggaaggcaCAGTCAGAAAGGAGGTGAAACTTTTGCACCAGGTCAGGAGCTGCTTCCAGCAGAAGCTGCTGCCAGGATTCTGGGTGGGGACAAACTCCTACTGCCTGATCCTACAGAAGGAGGAGTAG